Proteins from a genomic interval of Natronorubrum tibetense GA33:
- the pglZ gene encoding BREX-5 system phosphatase PglZ produces MKSQPTTTLEDQAKAHLEDEFTDDYATAVRVVWWDDGGHLREVVRAAADRIGVGFSEAEQFPLELRRNAIDEPETPHVWYIPQAKENRDWFRDIRETGGEIELTIEQLTAELYEVNPWDIYDVERGTESDRETAANVIKTQFASGGIPRYGDLIGEIITKGEGQILEHLLEGGWPEIDKDDETIARVQKSLKDRHVAPADNAETPEEIEDVVWKWAVARWLVAEGKDVDAFPEGYGNVGSTLGDINPLKRIVDSRQSKRLAERYLSESYWGDVIESSDDAWEFAACPVDGALDAALWDAWLESLEEGRYTECIERANERQEALGVYPDDIPWTTLWEQAEQVAELELRFAAWEERSQSFDPFDQYADQEDGTWKIDYGVLELEITGEPEQERLLNSHPATESLPEIRAELLETRYMNYLEEMSEAVVSSFRTGSPLAGKDAAYEWWTDNEQDLATGETVALFLIDALRLDLARELANRLREDYSIAEETRVSTLPSETKFGMAALTPGRAHRFRVKLRNGKLSVERGGQRLDNKGNRVKVLEREGWDVPDDRDSGWQHHQIAYYDKDIDDIGENELDNPESHFTSYIDELYDLITEKLENENWDRIYVVTDHGFVLLPKGTTMESISSYDGDGEVKYRRIAGDDIEDAGTGVRVTGQTPGTEYLKTSVRLLAKPRQYNSKSGLTDARYYHGGILPQECMLNFLRVEKE; encoded by the coding sequence ATGAAATCGCAACCGACGACGACACTCGAAGACCAGGCGAAAGCTCATCTAGAAGATGAATTTACTGACGACTACGCGACAGCTGTTCGAGTCGTCTGGTGGGACGACGGAGGACATCTCCGAGAGGTCGTCCGTGCTGCTGCAGACCGGATCGGCGTAGGGTTCTCGGAGGCAGAACAGTTCCCTCTCGAATTGAGAAGAAACGCAATCGACGAACCGGAGACTCCCCACGTCTGGTACATCCCGCAAGCGAAGGAGAATCGTGACTGGTTCAGAGACATCCGTGAAACTGGCGGTGAAATCGAACTCACGATCGAACAGCTAACTGCCGAGCTGTATGAGGTCAATCCCTGGGATATCTATGATGTTGAGCGAGGGACGGAGTCTGACCGCGAAACTGCGGCGAATGTAATCAAAACTCAGTTCGCAAGCGGTGGAATTCCACGCTACGGGGACCTGATCGGTGAGATAATCACAAAGGGAGAGGGCCAGATTTTAGAACACCTCCTCGAGGGTGGATGGCCAGAAATCGACAAGGATGATGAAACGATTGCCCGAGTGCAAAAGTCGCTAAAAGACAGGCACGTCGCTCCCGCAGACAATGCTGAAACACCAGAGGAGATCGAGGACGTCGTCTGGAAGTGGGCCGTTGCCCGTTGGCTCGTCGCCGAGGGAAAGGATGTCGACGCTTTCCCCGAGGGATATGGAAACGTGGGTAGCACCCTCGGCGATATCAACCCACTCAAACGAATTGTCGATTCCCGACAGAGCAAGCGGTTGGCAGAGCGCTATCTGAGCGAGAGCTACTGGGGAGACGTAATCGAATCATCCGACGATGCGTGGGAGTTCGCGGCCTGTCCGGTTGATGGAGCGCTTGATGCAGCTCTGTGGGATGCGTGGCTCGAATCGTTAGAAGAGGGGAGGTATACGGAATGTATCGAAAGGGCGAACGAACGCCAAGAAGCTCTTGGAGTGTATCCGGACGATATTCCCTGGACGACGCTCTGGGAACAAGCCGAACAAGTAGCCGAGTTGGAATTGCGGTTTGCAGCCTGGGAAGAGCGGTCCCAGTCATTCGACCCCTTCGACCAGTATGCCGATCAAGAAGACGGAACTTGGAAGATCGACTATGGGGTGTTGGAACTCGAGATCACAGGTGAACCCGAGCAAGAGAGACTCCTCAACTCTCACCCGGCGACGGAGTCGCTCCCTGAGATTCGCGCCGAGCTCTTAGAGACGCGGTATATGAACTATCTTGAGGAGATGAGCGAGGCAGTAGTCAGTTCGTTCAGGACTGGATCGCCTCTGGCGGGGAAAGACGCTGCCTACGAGTGGTGGACTGACAACGAGCAGGATCTCGCAACAGGGGAAACAGTCGCCCTGTTTTTGATTGATGCGCTGCGATTAGACCTCGCTCGGGAGCTGGCCAACCGCCTTCGAGAGGACTATTCGATCGCCGAAGAAACCAGAGTTAGCACACTTCCATCGGAGACCAAGTTCGGGATGGCTGCACTCACACCGGGGCGAGCCCACAGGTTCCGTGTCAAACTCCGGAACGGGAAGCTCTCTGTCGAACGAGGTGGCCAGCGTCTCGACAACAAAGGAAACCGAGTAAAAGTCCTTGAACGAGAGGGATGGGACGTACCGGACGATCGCGATTCCGGGTGGCAACACCACCAAATCGCCTACTACGACAAGGACATCGACGACATCGGTGAGAATGAACTCGACAATCCAGAGAGTCACTTCACCAGTTACATCGACGAACTTTACGATCTGATTACAGAAAAGCTAGAGAACGAAAACTGGGATCGAATCTACGTCGTGACGGATCACGGATTCGTCCTGCTCCCGAAGGGGACTACAATGGAATCGATTTCTAGCTACGACGGAGATGGAGAGGTCAAATATCGGCGAATCGCTGGAGACGACATCGAGGATGCCGGAACAGGCGTCCGAGTCACGGGTCAGACACCCGGGACAGAATATCTGAAAACGTCAGTTCGATTGCTCGCCAAACCTCGACAGTACAACAGCAAAAGTGGGCTTACCGACGCCCGCTATTACCACGGTGGGATCCTTCCGCAGGAATGCATGCTGAACTTCCTCCGAGTCGAGAAAGAATAG
- a CDS encoding nucleotidyltransferase domain-containing protein, which produces MPIPESKFNDWHGTGADKGSADARDKTRRALMSERSPLEQADEDYEVYLQGSYANTTHTRGSSDVDVVAKITSAWRSDLEELTDEEEERYNEDHDDADYDHRDFYDDVLTALRIKFGRSAVTPGNKAIKIDKETTSLLDVDVDVVACGEYRVYQTYPEGGDEDAEIDKGMHFMPQNGNDRVINFPTIHRENGREMHSNYKETVRIFKNARYYYNNHFDTLWTINAHSYGIECLIYNVPESILKRTSRSDRFDETLSYLDNTDFSTFDQVSEMESLFGDSNTQWSTDEADELITRLQEMWDDWYSKRKNAQLFH; this is translated from the coding sequence ATGCCGATTCCTGAAAGCAAATTTAACGACTGGCATGGTACCGGAGCTGACAAGGGATCGGCTGATGCACGGGATAAGACTCGCCGTGCCCTGATGAGCGAACGCTCCCCCCTGGAACAAGCGGACGAAGATTACGAAGTCTATTTACAGGGCTCATATGCGAACACAACTCACACACGGGGATCGAGCGACGTAGACGTCGTCGCGAAAATCACGTCCGCATGGCGCTCTGACCTTGAGGAGCTAACCGATGAGGAGGAGGAACGATACAACGAAGACCACGATGACGCCGATTATGACCACCGTGATTTCTACGATGACGTGTTGACGGCACTCAGGATCAAGTTTGGTCGTTCAGCTGTCACTCCCGGTAATAAGGCAATCAAAATCGACAAGGAGACTACATCATTACTTGATGTCGACGTTGATGTGGTCGCGTGCGGTGAATACCGTGTTTACCAGACGTATCCCGAAGGCGGCGATGAGGACGCGGAAATCGACAAGGGAATGCACTTCATGCCGCAGAACGGCAACGATCGTGTAATCAACTTCCCTACGATTCACCGCGAGAACGGACGGGAAATGCATTCGAACTACAAGGAGACCGTCCGTATATTCAAGAACGCACGCTATTACTACAACAACCATTTCGATACTCTTTGGACGATTAATGCTCACTCGTACGGGATCGAGTGTCTCATCTACAACGTTCCAGAGAGTATCCTAAAGCGGACCAGCCGGTCAGATCGATTCGATGAAACGCTATCGTACTTAGACAATACGGACTTTTCGACCTTTGATCAGGTTTCCGAAATGGAATCTCTATTTGGCGATAGCAACACGCAGTGGAGTACTGACGAAGCAGACGAACTCATAACCCGTCTCCAAGAAATGTGGGACGACTGGTACAGCAAACGGAAGAATGCACAACTTTTCCACTGA
- a CDS encoding UvrD-helicase domain-containing protein, whose protein sequence is MTAPNDQQQDLIDSKQGIHVVDAGAGTGKTFTVTRRYAEIVDQDHVEPEDVLLVTFTNNAATEMKDRIVAHCDYGMRELSDAPIQTFHSLCHDILMKHGFEAPTLLGIDDRITGSTRVLEDENVEKAQFREFIRRFSDDHSEYNDFFRALEEPVELLGLLNQLAAKGVFPTADGWYRNGERYLDGDFKAFREIFDELNQPRNDGNKQSKLRSKLGGYGNDKCYLPDAPDKETIRGGWGEKQVPAAVARLVFDEQREDLKNFVHDVYHEYLEFALSRNYLNFSFLQLFAFVLLCDDHRLRDDVAFEYVMIDEFQDSSEIQFKLALLLANTNNVCVVGDWKQSIYSFQYATVENITEFESRLDRFVNELNEDHERVSWATRPIIDIELVENYRSTQDILDFSEHSLLTPAASTDDVDETAVQDRIVSLSSNASHENSQIEAIQHEDEHEAVLTKIQEIVGNDAYQVEEDGELRLPEYGDIAVLTRTRDFGRELLSVAEAYGLPMAYEGGIELFRSDPAKLLLAWLRILESDAERGWAVVLEEAGYTLDEIKHVLDSEEYPANMQAFKSELASLETVGGVAQRVFSQYDYDGAYADVLLTKIQSVHSATTLTRGDLIRFIERGIEDGSTHEVHASAGMNSVTVQTIHAAKGLEHPIVVLANMNSHCFPPSGGNSNAITFDDPIGIRQRKLYADDHGYPHIHDNWRADVLRKCLPRGYDEERRLLYVAMTRAESHLVFAAGESPNTFIEELPVDLEELEPNVQEDDIDETTQAHLQISVPTPDGPVGHSPHTLMRDDVFEDVDDGRGTAFGTQTHEFAERYVLEGDVEPSNDDERHIRSFIDSLDGELRVEEDAYLPLTVDGEQVTISGIVDLVHIRPDTVGIIDFKTDLGRHAEDEYRKQLSVYYHVLNEWFSSREVTTGIFYTAQGNRVDTDPLSKADLVALIGQEQRSEVSVVE, encoded by the coding sequence ATGACCGCGCCGAACGACCAACAGCAAGACCTAATCGACAGCAAACAGGGAATCCACGTCGTCGACGCCGGCGCAGGGACTGGAAAGACGTTCACCGTCACCCGTCGCTACGCCGAAATCGTCGACCAAGACCACGTCGAACCTGAGGATGTCCTCCTCGTGACGTTCACCAACAACGCGGCGACGGAGATGAAGGACCGAATCGTCGCCCACTGTGACTATGGTATGCGTGAACTCTCGGACGCACCGATCCAGACGTTCCACAGCCTCTGTCACGACATCCTCATGAAACACGGTTTCGAGGCACCGACGCTCCTCGGCATCGACGACCGCATCACGGGGTCCACACGCGTCCTCGAAGACGAGAACGTCGAGAAGGCGCAGTTCCGCGAGTTCATCCGTCGGTTCAGCGACGACCATTCCGAGTACAACGACTTCTTCCGCGCTCTCGAGGAACCAGTCGAACTCCTCGGGTTACTCAATCAGCTTGCGGCGAAAGGTGTCTTCCCGACGGCTGATGGCTGGTATCGCAACGGCGAGCGGTATTTGGACGGCGACTTCAAGGCGTTCCGAGAGATCTTCGACGAACTGAATCAGCCCCGAAACGACGGGAACAAGCAGTCCAAGCTTCGCTCGAAACTTGGAGGCTACGGGAACGACAAGTGCTACCTTCCAGACGCACCTGACAAAGAGACGATTCGCGGGGGGTGGGGTGAGAAGCAGGTTCCTGCGGCAGTCGCACGGCTGGTGTTTGACGAACAGCGAGAGGACCTCAAGAACTTCGTTCACGACGTCTACCACGAGTACCTTGAGTTCGCGCTCAGTCGGAACTATCTTAACTTCAGCTTCCTCCAACTGTTCGCGTTCGTCCTGCTCTGTGACGACCACCGACTCCGTGACGATGTCGCGTTCGAGTACGTAATGATCGACGAGTTCCAGGACTCTAGTGAGATCCAGTTCAAACTCGCTCTTCTGCTCGCGAACACGAACAACGTCTGCGTCGTTGGCGACTGGAAACAGAGCATCTACTCATTCCAGTATGCCACCGTCGAGAACATTACTGAGTTCGAATCTCGCCTGGATCGGTTCGTCAACGAACTCAACGAGGATCACGAGCGAGTATCGTGGGCGACCCGCCCGATCATCGATATCGAGCTCGTCGAGAACTACCGGTCGACGCAGGACATTCTCGACTTCTCCGAGCACAGTCTATTGACGCCCGCGGCGAGCACGGACGACGTCGACGAGACGGCCGTGCAAGATAGAATTGTGTCGCTCTCCTCGAACGCATCGCACGAGAACTCTCAGATAGAGGCGATTCAACACGAAGACGAACACGAAGCCGTTCTGACCAAGATTCAGGAGATTGTCGGGAACGACGCGTATCAGGTCGAGGAGGACGGGGAACTTCGTCTACCAGAGTACGGTGACATCGCCGTCCTCACTCGGACTCGTGACTTCGGCCGAGAACTCCTCTCTGTCGCCGAGGCGTATGGGCTGCCGATGGCGTACGAAGGTGGTATCGAGTTGTTCCGGTCTGACCCGGCGAAGCTTCTCCTGGCGTGGCTGCGAATTCTCGAATCCGACGCGGAGCGAGGATGGGCAGTCGTGCTTGAGGAAGCTGGCTACACGCTCGACGAGATCAAACACGTCCTCGATAGTGAGGAGTATCCCGCCAATATGCAGGCGTTCAAGTCGGAGCTTGCGTCACTGGAGACGGTCGGTGGGGTTGCCCAGCGCGTGTTCTCCCAGTACGACTATGACGGGGCCTATGCCGACGTGCTGCTGACGAAGATTCAGTCCGTCCATAGCGCGACGACATTGACACGGGGTGACCTCATCCGATTCATCGAACGCGGCATCGAGGACGGTAGCACCCACGAGGTCCACGCGAGCGCCGGTATGAATTCGGTGACGGTCCAGACCATCCACGCGGCCAAGGGACTCGAGCACCCCATTGTCGTGCTCGCGAACATGAACTCCCATTGCTTCCCACCGTCAGGCGGGAACAGTAATGCGATCACGTTCGACGATCCGATCGGGATACGTCAGCGAAAACTCTACGCCGACGATCATGGGTATCCTCACATTCACGACAACTGGCGGGCCGACGTCCTTCGAAAGTGCCTGCCGCGTGGATACGATGAGGAACGACGCTTGCTCTACGTCGCGATGACGCGGGCTGAGAGCCATCTCGTGTTCGCTGCAGGCGAGAGCCCGAACACGTTCATTGAAGAGCTCCCGGTTGACCTCGAGGAGCTGGAACCCAACGTTCAGGAAGACGATATCGACGAGACGACGCAGGCACACTTGCAGATTTCCGTGCCAACGCCGGACGGCCCGGTCGGACACTCGCCGCACACGCTCATGCGCGACGATGTGTTCGAGGACGTCGACGACGGAAGAGGGACCGCGTTCGGAACGCAGACCCACGAGTTCGCTGAGCGGTACGTACTGGAAGGAGACGTCGAGCCCTCGAACGACGACGAACGTCACATCAGGTCGTTCATCGACTCGCTCGATGGTGAGCTGCGAGTTGAGGAGGATGCGTATCTGCCACTTACTGTCGATGGCGAGCAGGTCACCATCTCAGGAATCGTCGACCTCGTTCATATTCGTCCCGATACCGTCGGGATCATCGACTTTAAAACTGACCTCGGGCGGCACGCCGAGGATGAGTATCGGAAGCAACTCAGTGTGTACTATCACGTGCTGAATGAGTGGTTCTCTAGTCGAGAGGTGACCACAGGGATCTTCTATACTGCACAAGGGAACCGTGTTGATACTGATCCACTCTCGAAAGCGGACCTAGTCGCACTGATTGGTCAAGAACAGCGTTCGGAAGTCAGCGTTGTCGAGTAG
- a CDS encoding PD-(D/E)XK nuclease family protein has product MSITRAKSIDSLYEECKDFDLVLVPDAPMASALNRRLDQPHFGPFAITPRRLAARRREQAEDRLAFLEIIQTTDLNWKETSYAVGNILQCWEYQGTADAILDYEQFATTATHTAVDCIAEMDTTSKRLTEYSIEADTSVAVVGFKQFTELERSILPPDYETVDPFTEESFDHPPFRILDSPAAIVDAVLDTVTPENADDVAVVLDAVSQYSSLIESALEAAESPYYGGPGFNDDARHRAFLQLLRSAHAGRDTRVGDVRPLLTQLGMPVDIEHDEKRLYDLDRPEVDWILEFRDEIRSRTFEEAIDEYEAVTDASIDAFREELATLGLLDDAVTEPAVDRLEFYLQSYEVPVDRENEGVLLADAKSAAHVDRAVVFYLALDEGWTHSSPRRPWVDRDQEFERNIRQFQLLLQNGVDQYYLVQDTAGGTSVTPCLYFEELFDEEFDRFSDLDSLQHSRASRTTQDGFEKEPLDVSPEEVTALSQSSLNSYVNSPRDYFFSRLVDNPDKDHFREGNLFHDFAEFYVSHPDAITSDTLDDVAAAILDEVDPFLRGVDREVRLTKYRVGLQTIVKFLNANSPHGDALVTPDGGRGENFFAEYYDRPIDASHTERWFENTDLGLKGKIDLVHSPTRLLDYKSGSKKSAYSIVKHSALDPPSDKPNFQALLYLAHQRTEHPDEELQFTFFHFLETLDDVVTGDSSLEDCLTTVTYYPVTYKGYIARQDTFTELQEDAANDCNKTFSQVEYEEYLAFLDVHEFPETRDKGELMESAFARLLTEQMKESVGDYKYVKKGCKQALRHLLRIRNQNYFTGDVDAFEQFVRDRLSELNTRRAGDERLPVQGLGGDPNYRYVDNRDCILEGGSR; this is encoded by the coding sequence GTGTCAATTACACGAGCGAAGTCTATCGATTCTCTCTACGAGGAATGCAAGGATTTCGACCTTGTGCTCGTGCCGGATGCGCCGATGGCGAGTGCCCTGAACCGGCGTCTTGATCAACCTCACTTCGGGCCATTCGCGATCACACCACGGCGCCTGGCTGCCCGACGCCGAGAACAGGCCGAAGACCGACTCGCGTTCCTCGAAATCATTCAGACGACTGACCTCAACTGGAAGGAGACATCCTATGCGGTCGGGAACATCCTACAGTGCTGGGAGTATCAGGGGACGGCTGACGCTATTCTGGACTACGAGCAGTTCGCGACGACGGCAACGCACACCGCTGTCGACTGCATAGCAGAGATGGACACGACGTCTAAACGTCTCACTGAGTACAGTATTGAAGCCGACACGTCGGTCGCTGTCGTCGGCTTCAAGCAATTTACCGAACTCGAACGCTCGATCCTTCCCCCAGACTACGAGACGGTCGACCCGTTCACCGAGGAGTCATTCGATCATCCACCCTTCCGAATTCTCGACTCACCGGCTGCAATCGTCGACGCGGTCCTCGATACGGTCACACCGGAGAACGCCGACGACGTGGCTGTCGTCCTCGATGCAGTTAGTCAGTATTCCTCGCTCATTGAGTCGGCGCTGGAAGCTGCAGAGAGTCCATATTACGGTGGTCCGGGGTTCAATGACGATGCTCGTCACCGAGCATTCCTGCAACTCCTTCGAAGTGCCCACGCTGGCCGGGATACGCGAGTAGGAGACGTTCGACCACTCCTGACCCAGCTCGGGATGCCCGTCGACATTGAGCACGACGAGAAGCGTCTCTACGACCTTGATCGTCCGGAAGTAGACTGGATCCTTGAGTTCCGTGATGAGATTCGTTCCCGCACATTCGAGGAGGCCATCGACGAATACGAAGCAGTCACGGACGCCTCTATCGACGCCTTCAGAGAGGAACTCGCGACGCTCGGCCTCCTTGACGACGCCGTCACCGAACCGGCAGTTGACCGTCTCGAGTTCTATCTACAGTCGTACGAAGTGCCTGTGGATCGGGAGAACGAAGGTGTCCTATTGGCAGATGCAAAATCGGCTGCTCACGTCGACCGCGCCGTCGTGTTCTATCTCGCCCTTGACGAAGGTTGGACACATTCGTCGCCTCGCCGCCCGTGGGTCGACCGAGATCAGGAGTTCGAGCGGAACATCCGGCAGTTCCAACTCCTCCTGCAGAACGGCGTCGACCAGTACTACCTCGTGCAGGACACCGCCGGTGGAACGTCCGTCACCCCGTGCCTATACTTTGAGGAACTGTTCGACGAGGAGTTCGACCGATTCAGTGATTTGGACTCACTGCAGCATTCACGAGCGTCTCGAACGACACAGGACGGATTCGAAAAAGAACCACTCGATGTCTCCCCCGAGGAAGTCACCGCACTCAGCCAGTCGAGCCTGAACTCCTACGTCAACTCACCCCGCGATTACTTCTTCAGCCGACTCGTCGACAACCCGGACAAGGATCACTTTAGGGAAGGGAACCTGTTCCACGACTTCGCGGAGTTCTATGTCTCGCATCCGGACGCCATCACGTCTGATACACTCGACGATGTAGCCGCAGCCATTCTCGACGAAGTCGACCCGTTCCTCCGGGGCGTCGACCGGGAAGTCCGACTCACCAAGTACCGTGTCGGTCTCCAGACCATCGTTAAATTCCTGAATGCAAACTCTCCTCACGGTGACGCCCTGGTGACGCCTGACGGTGGTCGGGGAGAGAACTTCTTCGCCGAGTATTACGACCGCCCCATCGATGCGTCGCACACCGAACGCTGGTTCGAGAACACTGATCTCGGGTTGAAGGGCAAGATCGACCTCGTTCACAGCCCGACCCGACTCCTCGACTACAAGAGTGGCTCAAAGAAGTCAGCATACTCGATTGTAAAGCATTCAGCGCTTGATCCACCGAGCGACAAACCGAACTTCCAGGCATTGCTGTATCTCGCTCACCAGCGGACTGAGCATCCGGATGAAGAACTGCAATTCACGTTCTTCCACTTCCTCGAAACGCTTGACGATGTGGTGACTGGGGATAGTTCTCTCGAAGATTGTTTGACGACAGTAACGTATTATCCAGTTACGTACAAAGGATATATCGCGAGACAAGACACCTTCACCGAACTACAGGAAGACGCCGCGAATGACTGTAACAAGACCTTCTCCCAGGTGGAATATGAAGAGTACCTGGCTTTCTTGGATGTACACGAGTTCCCGGAGACGAGGGACAAGGGTGAACTCATGGAATCCGCGTTTGCGCGCCTCTTGACGGAACAGATGAAGGAGAGTGTTGGTGATTACAAGTACGTAAAGAAGGGCTGTAAGCAGGCACTGAGACACCTCCTTCGGATTCGCAATCAGAACTATTTTACTGGCGACGTGGACGCCTTCGAGCAGTTCGTCCGAGATCGCCTTTCGGAGTTGAACACTCGTCGTGCCGGTGATGAGCGCCTCCCGGTTCAGGGACTCGGCGGCGATCCAAACTATCGGTACGTGGACAACCGAGACTGCATCCTGGAGGGTGGTTCGCGATGA
- a CDS encoding Cap15 family cyclic dinucleotide receptor domain-containing protein produces the protein MQRVAATLRITQTWRKISIHLETDNSESDSTGATVLTEDGRWPSLNYQYENDPDPDSASSMTRHYGTADLALKTDSDETVLEGFYYTGPGRENYGEMYFVKSE, from the coding sequence ATGCAGCGGGTCGCAGCGACGCTACGAATCACTCAGACATGGCGGAAAATTAGCATCCACCTGGAGACCGACAATTCCGAGTCAGACAGTACTGGCGCAACCGTATTGACTGAAGATGGGCGTTGGCCGAGCCTTAATTACCAGTATGAGAACGATCCAGACCCAGATTCAGCGTCTTCGATGACAAGACACTACGGAACTGCGGACTTAGCTTTAAAGACAGACTCTGACGAAACAGTACTAGAGGGATTCTATTACACAGGTCCTGGCCGTGAGAACTACGGAGAAATGTACTTCGTGAAATCGGAGTGA
- a CDS encoding Cap15 family cyclic dinucleotide receptor domain-containing protein, with protein sequence MGVVSSALYFGFTRYLWKWEWLHDKGLVAVPNLNGTWEGHLYTSVDADLIPDEQIVDKGRQIEGLTKQETSIEIKQTWDKIRVSLDGPESPSHSRAATILVKEKAWPTLSYNYWNDGSTTNEELDPHYGTAILEYDEHEDKLEGKYYNRPDQRGTHGILELYRVN encoded by the coding sequence ATGGGCGTTGTCTCATCCGCACTCTACTTCGGTTTCACGAGATATCTCTGGAAGTGGGAGTGGTTACACGATAAGGGATTGGTCGCTGTTCCGAACTTGAATGGTACATGGGAAGGACATCTGTACACTTCCGTCGACGCGGACCTCATCCCCGACGAGCAGATCGTCGACAAGGGACGTCAGATTGAGGGACTGACAAAACAGGAAACCAGTATTGAGATTAAACAGACCTGGGATAAGATACGTGTATCATTGGATGGGCCAGAATCCCCCTCACATAGCCGAGCAGCGACGATTTTGGTCAAAGAAAAAGCCTGGCCGACACTCTCGTATAACTACTGGAATGATGGGAGTACCACCAACGAAGAGCTTGACCCACATTACGGGACTGCTATTTTAGAATACGATGAGCACGAAGACAAACTCGAAGGAAAGTACTACAACCGCCCTGATCAGCGGGGAACCCATGGGATACTGGAACTGTACAGAGTGAACTGA